The proteins below come from a single Malus domestica chromosome 03, GDT2T_hap1 genomic window:
- the LOC103430438 gene encoding uncharacterized protein has protein sequence MESKEEEEEEYVLLDLDSVSSHFEIPPNAPYSFSGLNTEHPVLTIGDKLKLIGEYQETIGTCLIFKEEDASPGVHEETGPSEANLFAGKCIMDPNQSPSKQVKPVTSLQKILKFRLAPNLESHVPPEQSRDPVLHTVSL, from the exons ATGGagtcaaaagaagaagaagaagaagaatatgtaTTGCTCGATCTCGATTCCGTTTCCTCGCACTTTGAAATTCCACCAAACGCACCCTATTCTTTTTCC GGTCTAAACACGGAGCATCCAGTATTGACTATAGGCGACAAACTCAAGTTG ATAGGAGAATATCAAGAAACGATTGGAACATGCCTTATATTCAAAGAAGAAG ATGCTAGCCCTGGAGTTCATGAAGAAACGGGACCATCAGAAGCAAACCTTTTTGCAGGCAAATGCATAATGGATCCAAATCAATCTCCAAGCAAGCAAGTAAAACCAGTTACGAGCcttcaaaagattttaaaatttagatTGGCACCCAATCTCGAGTCTCATGTTCCACCTGAACAGTCTCG GGATCCGGTGCTACATACAGTCTCGTTATAG
- the LOC139194795 gene encoding uncharacterized protein, translating into MSSSKIVYKQLQEQQKRLLAQQEELVNLEEGGGGDEAFAMEEDEDDHHRRQRASHSCRVMEVVGQIAKPRCAANIDRRREIRGLLSDQKITAALLMLAYGAFADQVDEIARMGKTIVLESLIQFCFAIKALYTNEYPRKPTTRDMRRLLRKGKMRGFPGMIESIDCMYWTWKNCPSAWAAARMFDVEALRSIMMTCIILHNIIVENEYDYDVVDEYEPDPMNNSRTQIYCAHDRTEDPVQHELLERDGHYNELIVQRYTSLQEPYWHVTRENDLIEHQWGLHESEDN; encoded by the exons atgtcttcttcaaagatagtgtataaacagttgcaggagcaacagaaaaggttgttggcacaacaggaAGAATTGGTCAATCTCGAAGAAGGcggaggtggagatgaggctttcgcaatggaggaggatgaggatgatcacCATAGAAGGCAGAGGGCCTCACATTCCTGCCGTGTCATGGAAGTTGTGGGTCAGATAGCCAAACCCAGATGTGCCGCAAACATTGATAGAAGAAGGGAAATACGAG gtcttcTTTCCGATCAAAAAATTACGGCTGCCTTGctaatgcttgcatatggagcatttgcagatcaagtggatgagatcgcgAGGATGGGAAAAACAATTGTTCTAGAGTCCCTGATACAGTTTTGCTTTGCAATTAAAGCCCTCTACACCAATGAGTACCCCCGGAAACCCACGACGAGGGACATGCGAAGGCTTCTGAGGAAGGGTAAAATGCGAGGCTTTCCTGGCATGATTGAAAGCATTGACTGCATGtattggacttggaaaaactgtccaagtgcgtg GGCTGCagctagaatgtttgatgtcgaggctcttcgatccatcatgatgacgtgtattattctccacaacataattgttgaaaatgagtatgattatgatgtcgTCGATGAATACGAGCCGGATccgatgaacaactcaagaacacaAATCTACTGTGCTCATGATCGGACTGAAGATCCCGTGCAACACGAGCTATTGGAACGTGATGGACATTACAATGAATTGATTGTTCAACGGTACACTTCGTTGCAAGAGCCATACTGGCACGTAACCCGCGagaatgacttgattgagcaccagtgGGGATTGCACGAAAGCgaagataattaa
- the LOC103430426 gene encoding CBS domain-containing protein CBSX5 has protein sequence MAVSFLRYEVSDLCLAKPALRSLSASATVADALESLKTSQDNFISVWDCNHSKPNSPDGGGVGGGGQLFCCIGKVCMVDVICYLSKDDSLTSPSAALKAPVSEILTKIPGHVMHVEPSCSLLAAIDLILEGVQNLVVPIRTRSNSRRKQHPKPISAATTTIHNGQEFCWLTQEDVMRFLLSSIGLFSPLPAMSIDSLGIISTDILAINYHSSASSALQLISHSLSQQTSVAVVDTEGVLIGEISPFTLACCDESVAAAITTLSAGDLMSYIDCGGPPEHLVKTVMQRLKDRKLQGVLENYTLSSSSSYAHALMMTSSSSDEESSVSPNRSLRRTRSERYTRSSSYSARMVRRAEAIVCHPKSSLVAVMIQAIAHRVNYVWVIGDDCSLVGIVTFYGMLEVFREHLETMG, from the exons ATGGCAGTGAGCTTCTTAAGATACGAGGTATCCGACCTCTGTCTAGCCAAGCCGGCCCTGAGGTCCCTCTCTGCCTCCGCCACCGTCGCCGATGCCTTGGAATCCCTGAAGACCTCGCAGGACAACTTCATCAGCGTCTGGGACTGCAACCACTCCAAACCCAATTCACCAGACGGCGGTGGTGTAGGTGGTGGCGGCCAGCTCTTCTGCTGCATTGGCAAGGTCTGCATGGTTGATGTGATCTGCTATCTCAGCAAAGATGACAGCTTGACGTCTCCATCCGCTGCTCTCAAGGCACCTGTCTCTGAGATTTTAACCAAAATTCCTGGCCATGTTATGCACGTGGAACCTTCCTGCAG TCTGCTAGCAGCCATTGATCTCATCCTCGAGGGAGTCCAGAACTTGGTGGTCCCAATCAGAACCAGAAGCAATTCAAGAAGAAAGCAGCACCCAAAACCCATCTCTGCCGCCACCACCACTATCCACAACGGCCAAGAATTCTGCTGGCTGACACAGGAAGATGTGATGAGATTCCTCCTTAGCTCAATTGGGCTTTTCTCCCCCCTCCCAGCCATGTCCATAGACTCCCTCGGCATCATCAGCACCGATATCCTGGCCATCAACTACCACTCATCCGCCAGCTCCGCCCTTCAGCTCATCTCCCACTCCCTCTCCCAGCAGACCTCGGTGGCGGTGGTCGACACCGAGGGGGTCCTGATCGGTGAAATCTCACCCTTCACCCTTGCTTGCTGTGATGAGTCAGTGGCTGCCGCCATCACCACCCTCTCAGCAGGGGACCTCATGTCCTACATTGACTGTGGTGGCCCCCCTGAGCACCTGGTAAAAACTGTAATGCAGAGGCTGAAGGACAGGAAGCTCCAAGGGGTGTTGGAGAATTACACACTGAGCTCATCAAGTAGCTATGCACATGCATTGATGATGACATCATCTTCTTCCGACGAGGAGTCATCAGTGTCTCCTAACAGGAGCCTGCGGCGGACTAGGTCCGAGAGGTACACCCGGTCGAGCAGCTACTCGGCGAGAATGGTGAGGAGGGCAGAGGCCATTGTCTGCCATCCAAAGAGCTCACTGGTGGCTGTGATGATCCAGGCAATTGCTCACAGGGTGAATTATGTGTGGGTTATTGGGGATGATTGTAGCTTGGTGGGAATTGTAACTTTTTATGGGATGTTGGAAGTTTTCAGGGAACATTTGGAAACCATGGGTTAG